Proteins from a genomic interval of Zingiber officinale cultivar Zhangliang chromosome 2A, Zo_v1.1, whole genome shotgun sequence:
- the LOC122040363 gene encoding uncharacterized protein LOC122040363 produces MGEELHESDVMWPEADGGGEAAAASDNEEREVTSSRKTAAAEEEGWSRRWAASSSPPVGIPGGGSRIRKEGEDGEAEEEEWEPPHVVASRRWAEAGFSGEGRRRLKGRELRHVRDAVLRMTGFFEGSCYPSATFTPLALLKGSESATCPPTTDKSLRLVKVLTLVIDFPI; encoded by the exons ATGGGGGAGGAGTTGCACGAGTCCGACGTGATGTGGCCGGAGGCGGACGGCGGCGGCGAAGCGGCCGCGGCGAGCGATAACGAGGAGAGGGAGGTGACTTCGAGCCGGAAgacggcggcggcggaggaggagggATGGAGTCGACGTTGGGCGGCATCGTCCTCGCCGCCGGTGGGGATCCCGGGCGGCGGAAGCAGGATTAGGAAGGAAGGAGAAGATGGAGAGGCAGAGGAGGAGGAGTGGGAGCCGCCTCATGTGGTGGCGTCGCGGCGGTGGGCCGAGGCGGGGTTCTCCGGCGAGGGGCGGCGAAGGCTGAAGGGGCGGGAACTGAGGCACGTGCGGGACGCGGTGCTGCGCATGACCGGATTTTTTGAAG GCTCATGTTACCCCTCGGCGACCTTCACTCCCCTTGCTTTGCTTAAAGGTTCAGAATCTGCGACGTGTCCGCCAACCACAGATAAAAGTCTTCGTCTCGTAAAAGTGCTCACCCTTGTCATTGACTTCCCCATTTAA